The following coding sequences lie in one Coregonus clupeaformis isolate EN_2021a unplaced genomic scaffold, ASM2061545v1 scaf0074, whole genome shotgun sequence genomic window:
- the LOC121555792 gene encoding ribonuclease P protein subunit p29: protein MEGLVQASLPPDQGHILGIVSQSDKQAETFTNGFLKNSLPGMSEKEIGDFMLRKAVVLKYAKKKKEKKKKKRTKGLNAKQRREMKVFQLKPEHQKYELFLPLHELWKQYIRDLCNGLKPESNPQTIQQRLLKADFHGAILTVARSKCPSYVGTTGILVQEMKHVFKIITKEDKLKVIPKRNSVFAVEIDGFVSHIYGSKFELRSSERSAKKFKVKGTIDL, encoded by the exons ATGGAGG GACTCGTGCAGGCTAGCCTACCTCCTGATCAGGGACACATTCTGGGGATAGTG TCTCAGAGTGATAAGCAGGCGGAGACGTTCACAAATGGCTTTCTGAAGAACAGTTTACCGGGTATGAGCGAGAAGGAAATCGGCGACTTCATGCTTCGCAAAGCTGTGGTTCTAAAGTATGCtaaaaagaaaaaggaaaagaagaaaaaaaagagaactAAGGGTCTCAATGCGAAACagaggagggagatgaaggtCTTTCAGCTGAAACCAGAGCATCAAAA ATATGAGCTTTTCTTGCCTTTGCATGAGCTATGGAAACAGTACATCAGAGATCTGTGCAACGGATTGAAACCAGAGAG CAACCCACAGACAATTCAGCAGAGGCTTTTGAAGGCTGATTTTCATGGTGCCATTCTGACAG TGGCCAGGTCCAAATGCCCCTCGTATGTAGGCACCACAGGAATCCTAGTGCAGGAGATGAAACATGTCTTCAAAATCATCACAAAGGAGGATAAACTGAAAG TCATACCCAAGCGAAACAGCGTGTTTGCCGTGGAGATCGATGGCTTTGTCTCCCATATCTACGGCAGCAAGTTTGAACTCCGCTCAAGTGAACGATCAGCAAAGAAATTTAAAGTCAAAGGAACCATAGACCTGTGA